From Deinococcus aquaticus, one genomic window encodes:
- a CDS encoding biotin--[acetyl-CoA-carboxylase] ligase yields the protein MSERLLPLLTERAQTGDALGQALGVNRVTVNTLARRLIDSGVPVQVTRAGYALAPGTPAPQLTARSGTLGQAMRYHGTVTSTQDALRAWADHPDHPAPHGAVMVAERQTAGRGRRGRTWDTTNGTLVFSVLLTSGPHGAPLTLADLPLMPLAAGVALHRAAGVGGLKWPNDLLAPGGRKLAGILLEADLRGEEARRVVIGIGVNVTAAPQDAAHLSALHTPGTPEPTRAALLGTLLRELERALAATPEQTLAAWRAANVTLGRPVRIQTHAGLLEGTATDLDAQGSLIVTTPAGPRTVSAGDVQLIGSLSPDQPSPDAPLPATSLPAADVPEGGSGPAP from the coding sequence ATGTCCGAACGCCTCCTTCCCCTCCTGACCGAACGCGCCCAGACCGGCGACGCGCTCGGACAGGCACTTGGCGTGAACCGCGTCACCGTGAACACCCTGGCCCGCCGCCTGATCGACAGCGGCGTTCCCGTGCAGGTCACCCGCGCCGGGTACGCCCTGGCGCCCGGCACGCCCGCCCCGCAACTGACCGCCCGCAGCGGCACGCTGGGACAGGCCATGCGCTACCACGGCACCGTCACCAGCACCCAGGACGCCCTGCGAGCCTGGGCTGACCATCCCGACCACCCCGCCCCGCACGGCGCGGTCATGGTCGCCGAACGCCAGACCGCCGGACGCGGCCGCCGGGGCCGCACCTGGGACACCACCAACGGCACGCTGGTCTTCAGTGTGCTGCTGACCAGCGGCCCGCACGGCGCGCCCCTGACCCTGGCCGACCTGCCCCTGATGCCCCTGGCCGCCGGAGTCGCCCTGCACCGCGCCGCCGGGGTGGGCGGCCTGAAATGGCCGAACGACCTGCTCGCCCCCGGAGGCCGCAAACTGGCCGGCATCCTGCTGGAAGCCGACCTGCGAGGCGAGGAAGCCCGCCGGGTCGTGATCGGCATCGGCGTGAACGTCACGGCCGCCCCGCAGGACGCCGCGCACCTGAGCGCCCTGCACACCCCCGGCACCCCGGAACCCACCCGCGCCGCCCTGCTCGGCACCCTGCTGCGCGAACTGGAACGCGCGCTGGCCGCCACGCCCGAACAGACCCTGGCCGCGTGGCGGGCCGCGAACGTCACGCTGGGCCGCCCCGTGCGCATCCAGACGCACGCGGGCCTGCTGGAAGGCACCGCCACCGACCTCGACGCGCAGGGCAGCCTGATCGTCACCACGCCCGCCGGCCCCCGCACCGTCAGCGCCGGGGACGTGCAACTGATCGGCAGCCTCAGCCCCGATCAGCCCAGCCCGGACGCCCCCCTGCCGGCCACCTCCCTTCCGGCTGCCGACGTGCCGGAAGGCGGCAGCGGCCCGGCCCCCTGA
- the thpR gene encoding RNA 2',3'-cyclic phosphodiesterase codes for MKIKKTARKPEPAAPQDGRSVVQRALAEARQASAPPSSAQRSAEPRSAGPRPASPQSAKAPAGQARAPKPDREQPRGDKPTREKPDRAQPAAAKPRGERPPRPAKPAGAGGAPGRGRGDDEHQPPGTQRLFFALKVPANLAGPIREAQRKLRGNWRNVNADQMHVTLAYLPAVPNERVDELKRLGVQLMQDLAPMQVHLRGTGYHPNEGSPRVWFVKVEAEGLTELAQALRDGIHELGLRTDDQPFKGHITLARKKGPAPRVPPLIFTQNWQAGGAVLYRSILRKTGPIYETASTFRFRAPLPADPTTEPTPTEPSTTEPSTAPTTTSPAPQAAPDHQ; via the coding sequence ATGAAAATCAAGAAAACAGCCCGCAAACCAGAACCCGCCGCCCCGCAGGACGGCCGCAGCGTCGTGCAGCGCGCCCTGGCCGAAGCGCGGCAGGCCAGCGCGCCGCCCAGTAGCGCGCAGCGCAGCGCCGAACCACGCAGCGCCGGGCCGCGCCCCGCATCCCCCCAGAGTGCAAAAGCCCCGGCCGGGCAGGCGCGCGCCCCGAAACCCGACCGCGAGCAGCCCAGGGGTGACAAGCCCACCCGCGAGAAGCCTGACCGTGCCCAACCCGCTGCCGCGAAACCCCGTGGTGAGCGGCCCCCCCGCCCTGCGAAACCAGCCGGCGCAGGCGGCGCTCCTGGCCGGGGGCGCGGCGATGACGAGCACCAGCCTCCGGGCACGCAGCGTCTGTTCTTCGCGCTGAAGGTTCCCGCGAACCTCGCCGGGCCGATCCGGGAAGCGCAGCGCAAACTGCGCGGCAACTGGCGCAACGTGAACGCCGACCAGATGCACGTCACGCTGGCGTACCTGCCGGCCGTGCCGAACGAACGCGTGGACGAACTCAAACGCCTGGGCGTGCAGCTGATGCAGGACCTCGCCCCCATGCAGGTGCACCTGCGCGGCACCGGCTACCACCCCAACGAGGGTAGCCCGCGCGTGTGGTTCGTGAAGGTCGAGGCCGAGGGCCTGACCGAACTGGCGCAGGCGCTGCGCGACGGCATTCACGAACTGGGCCTGCGCACCGATGACCAGCCGTTCAAGGGGCACATCACCCTGGCGCGCAAGAAGGGCCCGGCGCCGCGCGTGCCGCCGCTGATCTTCACGCAGAACTGGCAGGCGGGCGGCGCGGTCCTGTACCGCAGCATCCTGCGCAAGACCGGTCCCATCTACGAGACCGCCAGCACCTTCCGCTTCCGTGCCCCGCTGCCCGCAGACCCGACCACTGAACCCACTCCCACTGAACCCAGCACGACCGAACCCAGCACCGCGCCCACCACGACCTCCCCGGCCCCGCAGGCCGCCCCGGACCATCAGTAA
- a CDS encoding FAD-dependent oxidoreductase: MTPASDPPAPGQVWAHVGQPFTPPAARPDGTHYDFIVIGAGRMGSLLTLALTRAAPQTRLLLIEQGGLPNEEGHTILAPGLWTTAHLTHDQHAAAHASRALIEELGQPTPRPHITLHTHPAPGSVPTADALEGHPDSLALIDPGVLTHATTDPHALAYRPGTLALNATQTAIRAGAHLMLNTRAAPHPAGVVTAERLTVTNTHQIITHETHTLRARHVILATGADAPTQAEHHLGIHTRHARAYQQTPHLNAPSTPTSPTLHAAGLTLNPQHGAYTLHPAIHHRDPHGYAPTGGHLTGVPTGLRRETLEDLVALMDALPTLATPALHLGRSLSDIPGSWVALPHGNPHAPPTHEPLDPHTTLLLGGPHADTLGPHTAQELAQQLAGT; encoded by the coding sequence ATGACCCCCGCGTCCGATCCGCCCGCCCCCGGCCAAGTCTGGGCCCACGTCGGTCAGCCGTTCACGCCGCCTGCCGCCCGCCCGGACGGCACGCACTACGACTTCATCGTGATCGGCGCGGGCCGCATGGGGAGCCTCCTGACGCTCGCCCTGACCCGCGCCGCGCCCCAGACGCGCCTGCTGCTGATCGAACAGGGCGGTCTGCCCAACGAGGAAGGCCACACCATCCTCGCGCCCGGCCTGTGGACCACCGCGCACCTGACCCACGACCAGCACGCCGCCGCGCACGCCAGCCGCGCCCTGATCGAGGAACTCGGCCAGCCCACCCCCCGCCCCCACATCACCCTGCACACCCACCCCGCCCCCGGCAGCGTGCCCACCGCAGACGCCCTGGAGGGCCACCCGGACAGCCTCGCCCTGATCGACCCTGGCGTCCTCACGCACGCCACCACCGACCCGCACGCCCTGGCCTACCGCCCCGGCACGCTCGCCCTGAACGCCACGCAGACCGCCATCCGCGCCGGCGCGCACCTGATGCTCAACACCCGCGCCGCCCCCCACCCCGCCGGAGTGGTCACCGCCGAACGCCTGACCGTCACCAACACCCACCAGATCATCACGCACGAAACCCACACCCTGCGCGCCCGGCACGTCATCCTCGCCACCGGCGCCGACGCCCCCACCCAGGCCGAACACCACCTCGGCATTCACACCCGCCACGCCCGCGCCTACCAGCAGACCCCGCACCTGAACGCCCCCAGCACCCCCACCAGCCCCACCCTGCACGCCGCCGGACTGACCCTGAACCCCCAGCACGGCGCGTACACCCTGCACCCCGCCATCCACCACCGCGACCCGCACGGGTACGCCCCCACCGGCGGCCACCTGACCGGCGTGCCCACCGGCCTGCGCCGCGAAACCCTCGAAGACCTCGTCGCCCTCATGGACGCCCTCCCCACCCTCGCCACCCCGGCCCTCCACCTCGGCCGCAGCCTCAGCGACATCCCCGGCAGCTGGGTCGCCCTCCCCCACGGCAACCCCCACGCCCCACCCACCCACGAACCCCTCGACCCCCACACCACCCTCCTCCTCGGCGGCCCCCACGCCGACACCCTCGGCCCACACACCGCCCAGGAACTCGCGCAGCAACTGGCAGGGACGTAG
- the ilvA gene encoding threonine ammonia-lyase, biosynthetic, producing MDAMDVLRLALTSKVYGAAIETPVSETPSLSARLGNRVLLKREDLQPIFSFKLRGAYNKMAQLTPEERARGVICASAGNHAQGVAFAAQKLGVRSVIVMPATTPEIKVGACRARGAEVVLFGDSFSDAEARAFELQREWGMTFVHPYDDPLVLAGQGTVALELLRQVEVDGPVTVFVPVGGGGLIAGVAGVLKALRPDIRVVGVEPDDSDAMFQSVQAGERVRLDTVGIFVDGVAVKQVGAFTFDLTRRYVDDWVRVNTDEVCAAIKDVFDDTRAVMEPAGALAVAGLKKYVAERGVRGETLVGLTCGANVNFDRLRHVAERAEVGEQREAILAVTIPERPGAYREFIEAIGARAITEFNYRFAPREEAQIFVGVQLARPGQRAELVAGLVGLGYAVADLTEDELAKVHVRHMVGGRAPEATDERVYSFTFPERPGALLEFLTHLHGRWNISLFHYRNHGSAHGRVLAGLQVPAGDEAAFAAFLAGLGYPAVDMTANPAYRLFLT from the coding sequence ATGGACGCGATGGATGTGCTGCGGCTGGCGCTGACGAGCAAGGTGTACGGCGCGGCGATCGAGACGCCGGTGAGTGAGACGCCGTCGTTGAGTGCGCGGTTGGGGAACCGGGTGCTGCTGAAGCGGGAGGATCTGCAGCCGATCTTTTCGTTCAAGCTGCGGGGCGCTTACAACAAGATGGCTCAGTTGACGCCGGAGGAGCGCGCGCGTGGGGTGATCTGTGCGTCGGCGGGGAATCACGCGCAGGGGGTGGCGTTCGCGGCGCAGAAGTTGGGGGTGCGGTCGGTGATCGTGATGCCGGCGACGACGCCGGAGATCAAGGTGGGGGCGTGCCGGGCGCGGGGGGCGGAGGTGGTGCTGTTCGGTGATTCGTTCAGTGACGCGGAGGCGCGGGCGTTCGAGTTGCAGCGGGAGTGGGGGATGACGTTCGTGCATCCGTACGATGATCCGCTGGTGCTGGCGGGGCAGGGGACGGTGGCGCTGGAGTTGCTGCGTCAGGTGGAGGTGGACGGGCCGGTGACGGTGTTCGTGCCGGTGGGTGGCGGCGGCCTGATTGCGGGTGTGGCGGGGGTTCTGAAGGCGCTGCGGCCGGATATCCGGGTGGTGGGCGTGGAGCCGGATGACAGTGACGCGATGTTCCAGTCGGTGCAGGCCGGGGAGCGGGTGCGGCTGGACACGGTAGGGATTTTTGTGGATGGCGTGGCGGTCAAGCAGGTGGGGGCGTTCACGTTCGATCTGACGCGCCGGTACGTGGATGACTGGGTGCGGGTGAACACGGATGAGGTGTGCGCGGCGATCAAGGACGTGTTCGACGATACGCGGGCCGTGATGGAGCCGGCGGGGGCGCTGGCGGTGGCGGGCCTGAAGAAGTACGTGGCCGAGCGGGGCGTGCGCGGGGAGACGCTGGTGGGCCTGACGTGCGGCGCGAACGTGAATTTCGACCGGTTGCGGCACGTGGCGGAGCGGGCCGAGGTGGGTGAACAGCGCGAGGCGATCCTGGCGGTGACGATTCCGGAGCGGCCGGGGGCGTACCGGGAGTTCATTGAGGCAATCGGGGCGCGGGCGATCACGGAGTTCAATTACCGCTTCGCGCCGCGTGAGGAGGCTCAGATTTTTGTGGGGGTGCAGCTGGCGCGGCCGGGGCAGCGGGCGGAGCTGGTGGCGGGGCTGGTGGGGCTGGGCTACGCGGTGGCGGACCTGACGGAGGATGAGCTGGCCAAGGTGCATGTGCGGCACATGGTGGGGGGCCGGGCGCCGGAGGCGACGGATGAGCGGGTGTACTCGTTTACGTTCCCGGAGCGGCCGGGGGCGCTGCTGGAGTTCCTGACGCACCTGCATGGGCGCTGGAATATCAGCCTGTTCCACTACCGGAATCACGGGTCGGCGCATGGGCGGGTGCTGGCGGGGCTTCAGGTGCCGGCCGGGGATGAGGCGGCGTTCGCGGCGTTCCTGGCGGGGTTGGGGTACCCGGCGGTGGACATGACGGCCAATCCGGCGTACCGCCTGTTCCTCACCTGA
- a CDS encoding CinA family nicotinamide mononucleotide deamidase-related protein: protein MLLAEIISVGTELLFGEIVDSNAAFLARELGARGVTLHRKTVLGDNLPRLTDAIGTALDRADLVILGGGLGPTDDDLTREAIAAALNETPTEDPAQLAHLRGLYESRGRAMPEINRKQAWLIPSASALPNPVGTAPGWFVQTTRGGSAKLLVALPGPAREMQRMWREQVLPRLPLPGAALEHTTIHTQGIGESNLAELLGDLTRQANPSVATYARATGVDVRVAASAPDRDQAAALLHPVRQRVRELLARWTWGEDDQTLAGAAQGALQGRTLGVIEAGSAGMLCTLLADQPAFLDAAVTQDHARLITLGLTPVTLRGTGLVSEQAARELAAGAREHLGADVGLAVVVATTGDRAGQAFVAVNVPQAGSAPLERTLHVNWPGDAAQVRERAAVSALSLLRSTLTGPPAPTPTPTDSQTSSQIDSQTSTTPDSAQRPEGRTA, encoded by the coding sequence ATGCTTCTAGCAGAAATTATCAGCGTGGGCACGGAGCTACTGTTCGGCGAGATCGTCGACAGTAACGCCGCGTTCCTCGCCCGTGAACTCGGGGCGCGCGGCGTCACCCTGCACCGCAAGACCGTGCTGGGAGACAACCTGCCCCGCCTGACCGACGCCATCGGCACGGCCCTGGACCGCGCGGATCTGGTCATCCTGGGCGGCGGCCTGGGCCCCACCGACGACGACCTGACCCGCGAGGCCATCGCCGCTGCCCTGAACGAGACTCCCACCGAGGACCCCGCGCAACTCGCGCACCTGCGCGGCCTGTACGAATCACGCGGGCGCGCCATGCCCGAAATCAACCGCAAGCAGGCGTGGCTGATTCCCAGCGCCAGCGCCCTGCCCAACCCGGTCGGCACCGCGCCCGGCTGGTTCGTGCAGACCACGCGCGGCGGCTCTGCAAAGCTGCTGGTCGCGCTGCCCGGCCCGGCCCGTGAGATGCAGCGCATGTGGCGCGAGCAGGTGCTGCCGCGCCTGCCACTGCCCGGGGCGGCGCTGGAACACACCACCATTCACACGCAGGGCATCGGCGAGAGCAACCTCGCCGAACTGCTGGGCGACCTGACCCGGCAGGCGAACCCCAGCGTCGCCACGTACGCCCGCGCGACCGGCGTGGACGTGCGCGTGGCCGCCAGCGCCCCGGACCGCGATCAGGCGGCGGCGCTGCTGCACCCGGTCCGGCAGCGCGTCCGCGAACTGCTGGCCCGCTGGACCTGGGGCGAGGACGACCAGACCCTCGCCGGGGCCGCGCAGGGAGCCTTACAGGGACGCACATTGGGCGTGATCGAGGCCGGCAGTGCCGGAATGCTCTGCACGCTGCTGGCCGACCAACCCGCCTTCCTGGACGCCGCCGTCACGCAGGACCACGCGCGCCTGATCACGCTGGGCCTGACGCCCGTCACGCTGCGCGGGACCGGACTGGTCAGCGAGCAGGCCGCCCGCGAACTGGCCGCCGGGGCGCGCGAACACCTGGGGGCCGACGTGGGCCTCGCGGTGGTCGTCGCAACCACGGGCGACCGGGCCGGGCAGGCCTTCGTGGCCGTGAACGTCCCGCAGGCCGGGAGCGCGCCGCTGGAGCGCACGCTGCACGTCAACTGGCCCGGCGACGCCGCGCAGGTGCGGGAACGCGCCGCCGTGAGCGCCCTGTCTCTGCTGCGCAGCACACTGACCGGCCCGCCCGCCCCCACACCCACCCCGACCGATTCACAGACCAGTTCCCAGATCGATTCACAGACCAGCACCACCCCGGATTCCGCGCAGCGGCCCGAAGGAAGGACCGCATGA
- a CDS encoding SpoIID/LytB domain-containing protein — MRSCLRFGASLLSAALLGLGSASALNVRVLVAAAPQLTVRVPSSPAAVTGVPGSVSGSLPSTTLPTQAWTVGVSGSGAAAQLTLNGQPTGSVTLYLPPGAGRTVEIAGNTYRGGVQLRIERGGVQGINVVDVEDYLRAVVPAEMPASWPSAAVQAQAVIARTYVSARINPAAPYDTCATESCQVYPGLKAEKPASDAAVTATRAQVVAFGGRAASTYFSSDSGGFTASSAEVWGSEVPYLTARADPFSAGSPRASWQVTVPLAKVQAVAAQYGAKTGALTSVTVTRLSPSGRPTEIMLVGAAGAAKLSGANAGGFVRSLGAAGTRVTLAGLNPLVITGSGAGHGVGLSQYGALGLARAGYDHLHVLGFYYPGTVLGTLTGARPTTLPGERPVLAMGAALPTPNLPLPALPLPAAAPVLATAPWTAAE, encoded by the coding sequence ATGCGTTCATGCCTGCGTTTCGGCGCTTCTCTGCTGTCTGCGGCGTTGCTGGGGCTGGGCAGCGCGTCTGCCCTGAATGTCCGCGTGCTGGTGGCCGCCGCGCCGCAACTGACGGTGCGGGTGCCGTCCTCACCGGCCGCCGTGACGGGCGTGCCGGGGTCGGTATCGGGGTCGCTGCCCTCCACCACGCTGCCCACGCAGGCGTGGACGGTGGGCGTGTCCGGGTCGGGCGCGGCGGCGCAACTGACCCTGAACGGCCAGCCGACCGGCAGCGTCACGCTGTACCTGCCGCCCGGCGCGGGCCGCACGGTCGAGATTGCCGGGAACACCTACCGGGGCGGCGTGCAGCTGCGCATCGAGCGGGGCGGCGTGCAGGGCATCAACGTGGTGGACGTCGAGGATTACCTGCGGGCCGTGGTGCCGGCCGAGATGCCTGCCTCGTGGCCGTCGGCGGCCGTGCAGGCGCAGGCGGTGATCGCGCGGACGTACGTGTCGGCCCGCATCAACCCGGCCGCGCCGTACGACACCTGCGCCACCGAAAGCTGCCAGGTGTACCCGGGCCTGAAGGCCGAGAAGCCCGCCTCGGACGCCGCCGTGACGGCCACGCGCGCGCAGGTCGTGGCGTTCGGCGGTCGGGCGGCCAGCACGTACTTCAGCAGTGATTCCGGCGGGTTCACGGCCTCCAGCGCCGAGGTGTGGGGCAGCGAGGTGCCGTACCTGACGGCCCGCGCCGACCCGTTCTCGGCCGGCAGTCCCCGCGCCAGCTGGCAGGTCACGGTGCCCCTTGCGAAGGTGCAGGCGGTCGCGGCGCAGTACGGCGCGAAGACGGGCGCGCTGACGAGCGTGACCGTCACGCGCCTGAGCCCGTCGGGCCGCCCGACCGAGATCATGCTGGTCGGCGCGGCGGGCGCCGCGAAACTCAGCGGCGCGAACGCCGGGGGCTTCGTGCGTTCACTGGGCGCGGCGGGCACGCGCGTGACCCTGGCGGGCCTGAACCCCCTGGTCATCACGGGCAGCGGCGCGGGGCACGGCGTGGGCCTCTCGCAGTACGGGGCGCTGGGACTGGCGCGCGCCGGGTACGACCACCTGCACGTGCTGGGCTTCTACTACCCGGGCACGGTGCTGGGCACCCTGACCGGCGCCCGGCCCACCACCCTGCCCGGCGAGCGGCCCGTGCTGGCGATGGGCGCGGCCCTGCCCACCCCAAACCTGCCGCTGCCCGCCCTGCCGCTGCCTGCCGCTGCCCCAGTCCTGGCGACGGCGCCGTGGACGGCCGCCGAATGA
- a CDS encoding Fur family transcriptional regulator — MTMVRQTKQRAAVIEVLQGARSHPDAAWIHAQVRGQLPSVSLGTVYRTLDALVRDGVVVTLERAGQATRYDYKHEGDTHHHAVCRGCGAIFDVDAAVIPTLPASALPAGFQVTDVRLEFLGVCPACHAQADATTSTAG; from the coding sequence ATGACGATGGTGCGGCAGACCAAGCAGCGGGCGGCGGTGATCGAGGTGCTTCAGGGCGCGCGGTCCCACCCGGACGCCGCCTGGATTCACGCGCAGGTGCGCGGACAACTGCCCAGCGTGAGCCTGGGCACCGTGTACCGCACGCTGGACGCCCTGGTCCGCGACGGCGTGGTGGTCACGCTGGAACGCGCCGGGCAGGCCACCCGCTACGATTACAAGCACGAGGGCGACACCCACCACCACGCGGTGTGCCGGGGCTGCGGCGCGATCTTTGACGTGGACGCCGCCGTGATTCCCACGCTGCCCGCCTCGGCCCTGCCCGCCGGGTTCCAGGTGACCGACGTGCGCCTGGAATTCCTGGGCGTGTGCCCCGCCTGCCACGCGCAGGCCGACGCCACCACCAGCACCGCCGGGTAA
- a CDS encoding four-helix bundle copper-binding protein, translated as MDKQLIQECIDACLACVAACEECASACLSEPDIDMMRGCIRLDRDCADVCMVTARLLMRGSAVHARACALCAEACAACAAECGQHSHEHCQRCAEACRRCEEACRKLAA; from the coding sequence ATGGACAAACAGCTGATTCAGGAGTGCATCGATGCGTGTCTGGCGTGCGTGGCGGCGTGCGAGGAGTGCGCCTCGGCGTGCCTGTCGGAGCCGGATATTGACATGATGCGCGGCTGTATCCGTCTGGACCGGGACTGCGCGGACGTGTGCATGGTCACGGCGCGGCTGCTGATGCGGGGCAGCGCGGTGCATGCGCGGGCGTGCGCGCTGTGTGCCGAGGCCTGCGCGGCCTGCGCCGCCGAGTGCGGTCAGCACAGTCATGAGCACTGCCAGCGCTGCGCCGAGGCGTGCCGCCGCTGCGAGGAGGCCTGCCGGAAACTGGCGGCCTGA
- a CDS encoding MarC family protein, whose product MNVTELSSIALQTFLTMLVVMDPVGLAPIFIGLAGNRPSFERRRVALKACLVAGIIILLFGLFGRALLEHLGISLSSFRIAGGILLFLIALDMVFARPSGSKETAEEEQEAQQREDISVFPLAIPLIAGPGTLASIMILAADAHGSPLLLTAVFLVTAAVLLLCYLALRLSGQIARVIGLTGVHVVTRVLGVLLGALAVQYVADGTLELIRGGLKTGWLPGTLPWLT is encoded by the coding sequence GTGAACGTGACGGAACTTTCCAGCATTGCCCTTCAGACGTTCCTGACGATGCTGGTCGTCATGGACCCGGTGGGCCTGGCGCCCATCTTTATCGGGCTGGCCGGGAACCGCCCCAGTTTCGAGCGGCGGCGCGTGGCGCTCAAGGCGTGCCTGGTGGCGGGCATCATCATCCTGCTGTTCGGGCTGTTCGGCCGGGCGCTGCTGGAGCACCTGGGCATCAGCCTCAGTTCGTTTCGTATTGCGGGCGGGATCCTGCTGTTCCTGATTGCGCTGGACATGGTGTTCGCGCGGCCCAGCGGCAGCAAGGAAACCGCCGAGGAAGAGCAGGAGGCGCAGCAGCGCGAGGATATCAGCGTGTTCCCGCTCGCCATTCCGCTGATCGCGGGCCCAGGCACGCTGGCGAGCATCATGATTCTCGCGGCGGACGCGCACGGCTCGCCGCTGCTGCTGACGGCCGTGTTCCTGGTGACGGCCGCCGTGCTGCTGCTGTGTTACCTCGCGCTGCGCCTGTCCGGGCAGATCGCGCGCGTGATCGGCCTGACCGGCGTGCACGTGGTCACGCGCGTGCTGGGCGTGCTGCTGGGCGCGCTGGCCGTGCAGTACGTGGCCGACGGCACGCTGGAACTGATCCGGGGCGGCCTGAAGACCGGGTGGCTGCCCGGCACGCTCCCCTGGCTGACCTGA
- a CDS encoding biotin transporter BioY, producing the protein MTLTHPTLARQLAPTPSLVRDLLLVGGGAAFIALLAQAEVPLQPVPMTLQTLGVLLVGAALGWKRAFAAVLLYALAGAAGLPVYAGGASGFMNTAGTGLRASIGYVISWPFAAALVGFLVERFGLDRRFLGTCLAMLAGSVVIYAIGLPVLGAITGLKGAALMTAGLTPFIIGDSIKLLLAALLLPTAWQFTRR; encoded by the coding sequence ATGACCCTGACCCACCCCACCCTGGCCCGCCAGCTGGCCCCCACCCCCAGCCTCGTGCGCGACCTGCTGCTCGTCGGCGGCGGCGCAGCCTTCATCGCCCTGCTCGCCCAGGCCGAAGTGCCCCTGCAGCCCGTCCCCATGACCCTCCAGACGCTGGGCGTGCTGCTGGTCGGCGCGGCCCTCGGCTGGAAACGCGCCTTTGCCGCCGTGCTGCTGTACGCCCTGGCCGGCGCGGCCGGACTGCCCGTGTACGCCGGCGGTGCCAGCGGCTTCATGAACACCGCCGGCACCGGCCTGCGCGCCAGCATCGGGTACGTCATCAGCTGGCCCTTCGCGGCCGCGCTGGTCGGTTTCCTGGTCGAACGCTTCGGCCTGGACCGCCGTTTCCTGGGCACCTGCCTCGCCATGCTGGCCGGCAGCGTCGTCATCTACGCCATCGGCCTGCCCGTCCTGGGCGCCATTACCGGCCTGAAGGGTGCGGCCCTCATGACCGCCGGCCTGACCCCCTTCATCATCGGCGACAGCATCAAGCTGTTGCTGGCCGCGCTGCTGCTGCCCACCGCCTGGCAGTTCACCCGCCGGTAA
- the recA gene encoding recombinase RecA, protein MSKEKEITAAPTDAKERAKAIDTAMSQIEKAFGKGSIMKLGAESKLDVQTISTGSLSLDLALGVGGIPKGRVTEIYGPESGGKTTLALSIIAQAQKAGGTAAFIDAEHALDPVYARALGVNTDELLVSQPDNGEQALEIMELLVRSGAVDIVVVDSVAALTPRAEIEGEMGDSLPGLQARLMSQALRKLTGILSKTNTAAIFINQVREKIGVMYGNPETTTGGRALKFYASVRLDVRKIGQPIKVGNDAVANTVKVKTVKNKVAAPFKEVELALVYGKGFDQLSDLVTLASDMDIIKKAGSFYSYGDERIGQGKEKAIAYIAERPDMENEIRERVLTAIRTGNAPELPAKPPVIAE, encoded by the coding sequence ATGAGCAAGGAAAAAGAAATCACTGCCGCCCCCACCGACGCCAAGGAACGCGCCAAGGCCATCGACACCGCCATGAGCCAGATCGAGAAGGCGTTCGGCAAGGGCAGCATCATGAAACTCGGCGCCGAGAGCAAACTGGACGTGCAGACCATCAGCACCGGCAGCCTCAGCCTCGACCTCGCCCTCGGCGTGGGCGGCATCCCCAAGGGCCGCGTCACCGAGATCTACGGCCCGGAATCCGGCGGTAAGACCACCCTGGCCCTCAGCATCATCGCGCAGGCCCAGAAGGCCGGCGGGACCGCTGCGTTCATCGACGCCGAACACGCCCTGGACCCCGTGTACGCCCGCGCGCTCGGCGTGAACACCGACGAACTGCTCGTCTCGCAGCCCGATAACGGTGAGCAGGCCCTGGAAATCATGGAACTGCTGGTGCGCAGCGGCGCCGTCGATATCGTCGTCGTCGACTCGGTCGCCGCCCTGACCCCCCGCGCCGAGATCGAGGGCGAGATGGGCGACAGCCTCCCCGGCCTGCAGGCGAGGTTGATGAGTCAGGCGCTGCGCAAACTGACCGGGATTCTCAGCAAGACGAACACCGCCGCCATCTTCATCAACCAGGTCCGCGAGAAGATCGGCGTGATGTACGGCAACCCGGAAACCACCACCGGCGGCCGCGCCCTGAAGTTCTACGCCTCCGTGCGCCTGGACGTCCGCAAGATCGGGCAGCCCATCAAGGTCGGCAACGACGCCGTCGCGAACACCGTGAAGGTCAAGACCGTGAAGAACAAGGTCGCCGCGCCCTTCAAGGAAGTCGAACTGGCCCTGGTGTACGGCAAGGGCTTCGACCAGCTGTCCGACCTTGTCACGCTGGCCAGCGACATGGACATCATCAAGAAGGCCGGGAGCTTCTACTCGTACGGCGACGAACGCATCGGCCAGGGCAAGGAGAAGGCCATCGCGTACATCGCCGAGCGTCCCGACATGGAAAACGAGATCCGCGAGCGCGTCCTGACCGCCATCCGCACCGGCAACGCCCCGGAACTGCCCGCCAAGCCCCCCGTCATCGCTGAATAA